A window of the Sphaerobacter thermophilus DSM 20745 genome harbors these coding sequences:
- a CDS encoding cysteine desulfurase family protein: MNQTDIYLDHAATTPLDPAVLEAMMPYLTTRFGNPSSIYAAGRDARAGLDWARASIAKILNCQAREIVFTSGATEADNLAVKGVAWKHRLQHPDRPGHIVTTAFEHHAVLHSVEYLEKFGFEATYVRPGPDGIVRVEDIAEAIRDDTILISVMYANNEIGTIQPISEIGKLARERGIPFHTDAVQAAGWLPLDVQALNVDLMSLSAHKFYGPKGVGLLYVRRQTPILWQQSGGAQENNHRAGTENVAGIYGMAVALQRAVQEQEARTAHVQALRDRLIDALLTRIPGTRLNGDRELRLPNNVNVSFEGVEGETVLLNLDMHGIAASSGSACTTGSTEPSHVLTAIGLPPALATSSIRLTLGKDNTAEEIDRAVEVLADTVARLRKMAVVSAD; this comes from the coding sequence GTGAACCAGACGGACATCTATCTCGATCACGCTGCAACCACGCCGCTGGACCCTGCGGTCCTGGAGGCCATGATGCCGTATCTCACCACGCGGTTCGGCAACCCCTCCAGCATCTACGCCGCTGGCCGGGACGCCCGCGCCGGGCTCGACTGGGCTCGGGCCAGCATCGCCAAGATCCTCAACTGCCAGGCGCGTGAGATCGTCTTCACCAGCGGCGCAACCGAGGCGGACAACCTTGCCGTCAAGGGTGTCGCCTGGAAGCACCGGCTCCAGCACCCCGACCGCCCCGGCCACATCGTCACCACCGCGTTTGAGCACCACGCCGTGCTCCACAGCGTCGAGTACCTGGAGAAGTTCGGGTTCGAGGCGACATACGTCCGGCCCGGGCCCGACGGCATCGTCCGGGTCGAAGACATCGCCGAGGCCATCCGCGACGACACTATCCTGATCTCGGTCATGTACGCCAACAACGAGATCGGGACCATTCAGCCGATCTCGGAGATCGGGAAGCTGGCCCGCGAGCGCGGCATCCCGTTCCACACCGACGCGGTGCAGGCAGCCGGCTGGCTCCCGCTCGACGTCCAGGCGCTCAACGTGGATCTCATGTCGCTGTCGGCCCACAAGTTCTACGGGCCGAAGGGTGTCGGCCTCCTCTACGTCCGCCGCCAGACCCCGATTCTCTGGCAGCAGAGCGGCGGCGCCCAGGAGAACAACCATCGCGCCGGGACCGAGAACGTGGCAGGGATTTACGGCATGGCGGTCGCCCTCCAGCGCGCCGTGCAGGAGCAAGAGGCGCGCACGGCCCATGTCCAGGCACTGCGGGACCGGCTGATCGACGCGCTGCTCACCCGCATCCCCGGCACCCGGCTCAACGGAGACCGGGAGTTGCGCCTGCCCAACAACGTCAACGTCTCGTTCGAGGGCGTCGAAGGGGAGACCGTGCTCCTCAACCTCGACATGCACGGCATCGCCGCCTCCAGCGGTTCGGCCTGCACCACCGGCTCGACCGAGCCGAGCCACGTGCTCACGGCGATCGGACTGCCCCCGGCGCTCGCCACCAGCAGCATCCGGCTCACCCTCGGCAAGGACAACACCGCCGAGGAGATCGACCGCGCCGTCGAGGTGCTGGCCGACACGGTCGCCCGCCTGCGCAAGATGGCCGTCGTTTCGGCCGACTGA